In Mastigocladopsis repens PCC 10914, a single window of DNA contains:
- the kdpB gene encoding potassium-transporting ATPase subunit KdpB encodes MESANSSKSSRKSDRRQARKKSRVNTQGLYGRAIKDAFVKLHPKDAVRNPVMFLVWVGTIITLVVTIDPDLFGSVPGNNLRLFNGLITGILFLTVLFANFAEAVAEGRGKAQADALRSTKSETIAKKLAADGSMTEVPSTSLRTGDTVYVVAGDIIPADGEVTMGVASVDESAITGESAPVLKETGSDIASSVTGGTRIISDELIIRITADPGKGFIDRMIALVEGAERTKTPNEIALTVLLAVLTLVFLFVVVTLSAIASYVKSPISVAILVALLVALIPTTIGGLLSAIGIAGMDRVAQFNVIATSGRAVEACGDVNTLVLDKTGTITLGNRLAEEFIPINGHSMEEIANVALIASVFDDTPEGKSIIRLAERLGARIDFDRDRAEGIEFSAKTRMSGTNLPNGSQVRKGAVSAIKGFVRSRDGRDSPELDAAYERVSQLGGTPLAVALDGEIYGVIYLKDIIKPGIRERFDQLRRMGVRTIMLTGDNRITASVIAKEAGVDDFIAEATPEDKISVIQREQGEGKLVAMTGDGTNDAPALAQANVGVAMNTGTQAAKEAANMVDLDSDPTKLIDIVAIGKQLLITRGALTTFSIANDIAKYFAIIPVLFTSANLQSLNIMKLTSTNTAVLSALIYNALIIPALIPLALTGVKFRPLTANQLLQRNIFIYGLGGVIAPFIAIKLIDLLITAVGLT; translated from the coding sequence ATGGAATCCGCAAATTCTTCCAAATCTTCTCGTAAAAGCGATCGCCGCCAAGCACGCAAAAAGTCGCGGGTAAACACTCAAGGACTCTACGGCAGAGCTATTAAAGATGCTTTTGTCAAGCTTCATCCCAAAGACGCAGTTAGAAACCCGGTGATGTTTTTAGTTTGGGTTGGTACCATTATCACCTTAGTTGTTACCATCGATCCTGACTTGTTTGGTTCAGTTCCGGGCAATAACCTACGACTTTTTAACGGATTAATTACAGGGATTTTGTTCTTGACCGTTTTATTTGCCAATTTTGCCGAAGCAGTCGCAGAAGGACGGGGTAAAGCACAAGCGGATGCTTTAAGGTCAACCAAGTCAGAAACAATTGCCAAAAAACTTGCCGCTGATGGTTCAATGACTGAAGTCCCTTCCACAAGCTTGCGAACAGGCGATACCGTTTACGTCGTTGCGGGTGACATTATCCCCGCTGACGGGGAAGTGACTATGGGTGTTGCCAGTGTGGATGAATCTGCAATTACCGGGGAATCTGCGCCAGTGCTGAAAGAAACAGGTTCAGACATAGCCAGTTCTGTCACCGGCGGTACGCGGATTATCTCTGATGAACTCATCATCCGCATCACAGCAGATCCAGGCAAAGGGTTTATTGACCGAATGATTGCCTTAGTGGAAGGCGCGGAACGTACGAAAACACCGAATGAAATTGCCCTGACGGTGTTACTTGCGGTTCTGACCTTAGTGTTTCTATTTGTCGTGGTGACACTAAGCGCGATCGCCAGCTATGTTAAAAGTCCAATCAGTGTCGCAATCTTGGTTGCTCTGTTAGTTGCATTAATTCCCACCACAATTGGGGGATTACTAAGTGCGATCGGTATTGCTGGTATGGATCGAGTCGCCCAGTTTAACGTTATAGCCACCTCAGGACGAGCAGTAGAAGCCTGCGGTGATGTCAATACCTTAGTCCTTGACAAAACAGGTACAATTACCCTGGGTAATCGCTTGGCAGAAGAGTTCATCCCGATTAACGGACACTCAATGGAGGAAATTGCCAATGTAGCGCTGATAGCGAGTGTGTTTGATGATACACCAGAAGGAAAATCGATTATCCGACTAGCAGAAAGGTTAGGCGCAAGGATTGATTTTGACCGCGACAGAGCCGAAGGAATAGAGTTTTCGGCAAAAACCCGCATGAGTGGCACAAATTTGCCCAATGGAAGCCAAGTGCGTAAAGGCGCGGTGTCAGCCATTAAGGGATTTGTACGTTCTCGTGACGGACGAGATTCGCCGGAATTGGATGCAGCATACGAAAGAGTTTCCCAATTGGGTGGGACACCGTTAGCAGTCGCCCTTGATGGTGAGATTTATGGCGTCATCTATCTCAAAGACATTATTAAACCAGGTATCCGCGAACGTTTTGACCAATTGCGCCGGATGGGAGTGCGTACCATCATGCTGACTGGAGACAACCGAATTACTGCTTCTGTCATTGCCAAAGAAGCTGGAGTCGATGACTTTATTGCCGAAGCCACCCCAGAAGACAAAATCTCTGTAATTCAACGGGAACAAGGGGAAGGCAAACTGGTGGCGATGACGGGAGATGGTACCAACGATGCGCCAGCACTCGCCCAGGCAAATGTCGGGGTCGCAATGAATACTGGGACTCAAGCGGCAAAAGAAGCAGCCAACATGGTGGATTTAGACTCTGATCCCACAAAGCTGATTGATATCGTTGCTATTGGTAAACAATTACTGATTACTCGTGGTGCTTTGACGACTTTTTCTATTGCTAATGATATCGCTAAATACTTTGCGATTATTCCAGTGTTATTTACCTCGGCTAATTTGCAAAGTCTCAATATTATGAAGTTGACTAGCACGAATACTGCTGTGCTGTCAGCGTTGATTTACAATGCTTTGATTATTCCTGCTTTGATTCCCTTGGCGTTGACGGGTGTCAAGTTTAGACCCTTGACGGCTAATCAACTGCTGCAAAGAAATATCTTTATTTATGGCTTGGGAGGTGTGATTGCACCGTTTATCGCGATTAAGTTGATTGATTTGTTGATTACAGCTGTAGGTTTGACTTAG